A section of the Calditrichota bacterium genome encodes:
- a CDS encoding phosphatase PAP2 family protein yields MRARHSILVSLIATSLCLGSPHRVAAGGLEAAGTLVLLALPTTGGVLTFAHHDGQGTKQLAASLAVTAGLTMALKYTIDEKRPNGREHSFPSGHTSLAFSAAEFMRVRYGWKYGAPAIAAASFVAYSRVASRQHYAHDVVAGAVIGVASSTLLTKPYKGWRVATFGGRRMLVVGLRRCW; encoded by the coding sequence ATGCGAGCACGACATTCCATTCTCGTGAGCCTCATCGCGACAAGCTTGTGTCTGGGCTCTCCGCATCGCGTCGCAGCAGGAGGCCTGGAAGCAGCCGGGACCCTTGTCCTCCTCGCTCTGCCTACCACCGGCGGCGTGTTGACCTTTGCCCATCACGATGGCCAGGGCACCAAGCAACTGGCCGCGTCGTTGGCGGTGACCGCGGGCCTCACCATGGCCCTGAAATACACAATCGACGAGAAACGCCCGAACGGACGCGAGCACTCCTTTCCCTCCGGCCATACCTCTCTTGCCTTTTCCGCGGCGGAGTTCATGCGCGTGCGTTACGGCTGGAAGTACGGAGCGCCGGCCATAGCTGCCGCCTCCTTCGTCGCCTACAGCCGCGTGGCCTCACGGCAGCACTACGCCCACGACGTGGTGGCTGGCGCAGTCATCGGCGTGGCGAGCAGCACCCTGCTGACGAAGCCCTACAAAGGATGGAGAGTGGCAACCTTTGGCGGACGACGAATGCTTGTCGTAGGCCTGCGGCGCTGTTGGTGA
- a CDS encoding glycoside hydrolase family 2 protein — protein sequence MATTGGKKLVLLIPLVILASLCVVRAAKAVSEEDNGVHYLHQGWQFRRVGEQDWHPATVPGCVHTDLLACGLIEDPFYRDNELKVQWIGEVDWEYAGSFVVEAALLESERCDLVFEGLDTYATVMLNGTKVLEADNMFRQWRIPCKEFLHEGENTLHVLFRSPIHEVMPRLKAAPAKLPAANDPVGTSPYTRKAPYHYGWDWGPRLVTCGIWRPVYLEGWNGVRIVSLQLLPHKVSSNEALLSAWVEVESTAPTEVTVVLRSREGGIPAIRKSFRLAQGENVLPVEMKIPKPRLWWPNGLGEQALYTFEVELLHAGRVLAGRSCTTGIRSLELQQLPDKWGKSFTFVVNGVPVFAKGGNWIPADNFLNRVGEERYRHLLTSCRDVGMNMLRVWGGGVYEDEAFYRLCDELGLMVWQDFMFSCSQYPGDAAFLESVRQEAICQVKRLRHHPCIVLWCGNNEMEWGWHSWGWKEQLPASAWADYEALFHKLLPEVCQQHDPTRPYWPSSPSSNLQAEPNSPNFGDMHYWGVWHAAAPFAEYEKQTPRFMSEYGFQSFPELRTVEAFTLPEDRDIASPVMMVHQKHPRGNHLIREYLLRDYPPPKDFRAFLYVSQVLQAEGIKRGAEHLRRIMPRCMGSLYWQIDDCWPVASWSSIDYFGRWKALHYYARRFYADLLVSPTEEDGTLRIYLVSDKRRQSRATLAVRLMDFAGQVLFSEARKVIAESQGSKVVWQMPVSKLLSGHDRKGVFLHCALVEGDQLLSSNLHCFVPPKEMALPRPQLSLRCQEEDQHFVVLVSSDVLARHVYLSTAQADGFFSDNFFDILPGDTVRVSFTPRGPLALEEFRQQLRVISLVDACEAE from the coding sequence GTGGCTACGACAGGCGGCAAGAAGTTAGTTCTACTCATTCCGTTGGTGATTCTCGCTTCTCTCTGCGTGGTGAGAGCAGCGAAGGCCGTCAGTGAGGAGGATAACGGCGTGCACTATCTGCATCAAGGTTGGCAGTTCCGTAGAGTTGGAGAGCAAGACTGGCACCCCGCTACCGTGCCAGGATGCGTGCATACAGACCTGCTCGCATGTGGACTGATTGAGGACCCTTTCTACCGCGACAACGAGCTCAAAGTGCAGTGGATTGGCGAGGTCGACTGGGAGTACGCGGGCTCCTTTGTCGTGGAAGCAGCCCTGTTGGAAAGCGAACGCTGCGACTTGGTCTTTGAGGGGCTTGATACCTATGCCACGGTCATGCTGAACGGCACAAAGGTGCTCGAGGCCGACAACATGTTCAGGCAGTGGCGCATACCGTGCAAGGAATTTCTGCACGAGGGGGAGAACACGCTGCATGTCCTCTTTCGCTCGCCGATCCATGAGGTGATGCCGCGCCTGAAAGCCGCCCCTGCCAAACTACCCGCTGCCAATGACCCAGTGGGCACTAGCCCCTACACGCGCAAGGCGCCCTACCACTACGGCTGGGATTGGGGACCGCGCCTGGTCACTTGCGGCATCTGGCGGCCAGTGTACTTGGAGGGGTGGAATGGCGTGCGCATTGTAAGCCTGCAGCTCCTTCCGCACAAAGTGAGTAGCAACGAGGCCTTGCTGAGCGCGTGGGTGGAGGTGGAATCTACTGCGCCGACCGAGGTTACCGTCGTACTCAGGAGCCGTGAGGGGGGGATCCCGGCGATCCGGAAGAGCTTCAGGCTCGCGCAAGGGGAGAATGTGCTGCCAGTGGAGATGAAGATTCCCAAGCCCCGCCTCTGGTGGCCCAATGGTCTGGGAGAGCAGGCGCTCTATACCTTCGAGGTGGAGCTCTTGCACGCTGGGCGTGTCTTGGCGGGCAGAAGCTGCACCACCGGAATTCGTTCCCTCGAGCTGCAGCAGCTGCCTGACAAGTGGGGCAAGAGCTTCACCTTCGTCGTCAACGGAGTGCCGGTGTTTGCCAAAGGCGGCAACTGGATTCCTGCGGACAACTTCCTCAACCGCGTGGGCGAGGAGCGCTATCGCCACTTGCTGACTTCCTGTCGGGATGTCGGCATGAACATGCTGCGCGTGTGGGGAGGCGGTGTGTATGAGGACGAGGCTTTCTACCGGCTGTGCGACGAGCTTGGCTTGATGGTCTGGCAGGACTTTATGTTTTCCTGCAGCCAATATCCGGGGGACGCCGCCTTTCTGGAAAGCGTCCGGCAAGAGGCAATTTGCCAGGTGAAGAGGCTGCGGCATCATCCGTGCATCGTGCTGTGGTGCGGGAACAACGAAATGGAGTGGGGGTGGCATAGCTGGGGATGGAAGGAGCAACTGCCCGCATCGGCGTGGGCCGACTATGAAGCGCTTTTCCACAAGCTGCTGCCGGAGGTTTGCCAGCAGCACGATCCAACCCGCCCCTACTGGCCGAGCTCTCCCAGCTCCAATCTGCAGGCTGAGCCGAACTCGCCAAACTTTGGCGACATGCACTACTGGGGAGTGTGGCACGCAGCGGCTCCGTTCGCAGAGTACGAGAAGCAGACCCCGCGCTTTATGAGCGAATACGGCTTCCAGTCGTTCCCCGAGCTCAGGACGGTGGAGGCATTCACGTTGCCCGAGGACCGCGACATCGCATCGCCGGTGATGATGGTACACCAGAAACATCCGCGGGGCAACCACCTGATTCGGGAGTACCTGCTTCGGGACTATCCGCCACCCAAGGATTTTCGCGCCTTCCTCTACGTGAGCCAGGTGCTGCAGGCAGAAGGGATCAAACGTGGGGCCGAGCATCTGCGGCGCATCATGCCCAGGTGCATGGGCTCGCTCTACTGGCAGATTGACGACTGCTGGCCGGTCGCCTCCTGGTCCAGCATCGACTACTTCGGCCGCTGGAAGGCGCTGCACTACTATGCCCGGCGTTTCTACGCAGACCTGCTGGTCAGCCCGACTGAGGAAGACGGCACCTTGCGGATCTACCTCGTCTCGGACAAGAGGCGCCAGTCCCGTGCCACTCTCGCAGTCAGGCTCATGGATTTTGCCGGCCAGGTCTTGTTCTCTGAAGCACGAAAGGTCATTGCTGAGTCGCAGGGCAGCAAGGTTGTGTGGCAAATGCCAGTGAGCAAGCTGCTCAGTGGCCACGACCGCAAGGGAGTGTTTCTCCATTGTGCCCTTGTCGAAGGCGACCAATTGCTCTCTTCCAACCTCCACTGCTTTGTTCCCCCAAAGGAAATGGCGCTCCCCAGACCGCAGCTCTCGCTGCGTTGCCAGGAGGAAGACCAGCACTTCGTAGTTCTCGTCAGCTCCGATGTGTTGGCGCGGCATGTCTACCTGTCCACGGCACAGGCCGATGGCTTCTTCAGCGACAACTTCTTCGACATCTTGCCAGGTGACACGGTGCGCGTCTCCTTTACTCCAAGAGGGCCCTTGGCGTTGGAAGAGTTCAGGCAGCAGCTGCGGGTCATTTCGTTGGTGGACGCATGCGAGGCCGAGTGA
- a CDS encoding DUF3078 domain-containing protein: MKNLRLLPAVGVAIVSFLAAASCLAQTKAPDSTSLRKALRLRLDVAQTSFANWAQGADNSLAYVSGLNLNLSQDLPRAAWQTKVELIFGQTRLGTKGTRNTQDKIDLYAQYTHKSKTLSNPYVSLSLLTQFAEGYDYRKDPPLLKSDFWDPAYLMESSGFGLVFTPRVQSKVGVAVKHTFTRHLTAYSDDPKTPTTVERVKVEPGLTARTDVNLAVNSNLKFGQTLELFSNLRGFRQLDIRLDNRLEARMAKFVSVNLNIFLLYDRDQSRKVQLREFLGIGFVLDVF; encoded by the coding sequence ATGAAGAACCTCCGCCTGTTGCCGGCAGTGGGCGTCGCCATAGTCTCTTTTCTTGCGGCTGCGTCCTGCCTTGCGCAGACAAAGGCCCCGGACAGCACGTCGCTGCGTAAGGCATTGCGCCTCCGGCTTGACGTGGCCCAGACCAGCTTCGCCAATTGGGCGCAAGGCGCGGATAACAGTTTAGCTTACGTGAGCGGATTGAATCTCAACCTGTCACAGGACCTGCCCCGCGCTGCCTGGCAGACCAAGGTGGAGCTCATCTTCGGGCAAACGCGCCTCGGCACCAAAGGGACCCGGAACACCCAGGACAAGATCGACCTCTACGCCCAGTACACGCACAAAAGCAAAACGCTCTCCAACCCCTATGTGTCGTTGAGTCTCCTGACGCAGTTCGCCGAGGGGTACGACTACCGCAAGGACCCACCTCTGCTCAAGTCGGACTTTTGGGACCCTGCCTACCTGATGGAGAGCTCCGGCTTTGGGCTTGTGTTCACACCCCGCGTGCAAAGCAAGGTTGGCGTGGCCGTCAAACACACCTTCACCCGGCACTTGACCGCCTACAGTGATGACCCGAAGACGCCGACCACCGTCGAGCGGGTGAAGGTCGAGCCAGGGCTCACCGCGCGCACCGACGTCAACCTGGCGGTCAACAGCAACCTCAAGTTCGGGCAGACGCTGGAGCTGTTCTCAAACCTGCGCGGCTTCCGGCAGCTGGATATCCGTCTGGACAACCGCCTCGAGGCGAGGATGGCCAAGTTTGTCTCTGTTAACCTCAACATCTTCCTGCTCTATGACCGCGACCAGAGCCGCAAGGTGCAATTGCGGGAGTTCCTGGGCATAGGCTTCGTGCTTGACGTCTTCTGA
- a CDS encoding glycoside hydrolase family 9 protein, giving the protein MHVRANQVGYLPGDAKIAIAFAAQPLSSARFEVVDAVTGRRVWGPRSVGPNVGRWGRFAYHYRLDFSELRGPGRFKVRICGTEYESLPFTISEEAYGGYHELVIAYMRQQRCGYNPFLDEVCHRKDGRTAYGPMPDGTFIDVSGGWHDAGDYLRYLLTSGNAVCRLLFSYRQNKGKFADEVDNLGHAGSNGVPDVLDEARWGLDWMLKMHPTPDQLFHQVADDRDHIGFKMPYADSADYGWGPGSYRVVYYATGKPQGLGNYQNTSTGIANLAGRYAAAMAMAADIWRNDLGEEWFAARCLQAGQEVYEMGRRQPGCQEGTPCRAPYRYHERTWADDMEWGAAELYRVTGVGRYLQEARTYARIANTVSWMGADTAHHYEFYPFMNLGHFALWQCADGALRDTLANYYREGIEAVWRRAQGNPYHIGIPFIWCSNNLAAAFVMQCLLYEQMTGDTTYHLLMTETRDWLLGRNPWGVSQFVGIPQEGGRTPQYPHSAIALHLGREIVGALNDGPVYASIFNSLKGIRLSREDPYKEFQSELVVYHDDTWDYATNEPTLDGTAEAHFFLAFFAPGRRQ; this is encoded by the coding sequence GTGCATGTGCGGGCAAACCAGGTGGGCTACCTGCCAGGTGATGCCAAAATAGCCATTGCCTTCGCTGCCCAGCCGCTGAGCAGCGCGCGCTTTGAGGTGGTGGATGCTGTCACCGGCAGGCGGGTCTGGGGCCCCCGTTCAGTGGGGCCTAATGTTGGCCGCTGGGGTCGCTTCGCTTATCACTATCGCCTGGATTTTAGCGAGCTGCGCGGGCCTGGGCGTTTCAAGGTGCGCATCTGCGGCACGGAGTACGAGTCGCTGCCCTTCACCATAAGCGAGGAGGCCTACGGCGGCTACCATGAACTGGTGATCGCCTACATGCGGCAGCAGCGTTGTGGCTACAATCCTTTCTTGGACGAGGTTTGTCACCGCAAGGATGGCCGCACGGCGTACGGCCCCATGCCGGACGGCACGTTCATCGACGTCAGCGGCGGCTGGCACGATGCCGGTGACTACCTGCGCTACCTGCTGACCTCCGGCAATGCCGTTTGCCGCTTGCTCTTTTCGTACCGGCAGAACAAGGGCAAATTCGCAGACGAAGTGGACAACCTCGGACATGCCGGTTCCAACGGCGTGCCTGACGTTCTTGATGAGGCGCGCTGGGGATTGGACTGGATGCTCAAGATGCACCCTACGCCGGACCAGCTTTTTCACCAAGTGGCTGATGACCGCGACCACATCGGCTTCAAGATGCCGTACGCCGACTCGGCGGACTATGGGTGGGGCCCGGGCAGTTACCGGGTGGTCTATTACGCCACAGGCAAGCCGCAAGGGTTGGGGAACTACCAGAACACCTCCACAGGCATCGCCAACCTGGCGGGGCGCTATGCTGCAGCAATGGCCATGGCTGCCGATATCTGGCGCAACGACTTGGGCGAGGAGTGGTTCGCCGCCCGCTGCTTGCAGGCAGGGCAGGAGGTCTACGAGATGGGGCGGCGGCAACCCGGCTGCCAGGAAGGTACACCCTGCCGAGCGCCTTACCGCTACCACGAGCGTACCTGGGCGGACGACATGGAATGGGGCGCTGCAGAGTTGTACCGGGTCACCGGGGTGGGGCGCTACTTACAAGAGGCCCGGACGTATGCCCGCATCGCGAACACCGTCTCCTGGATGGGCGCCGACACCGCCCACCACTACGAGTTCTATCCGTTCATGAACCTTGGCCACTTTGCCCTGTGGCAATGTGCTGACGGCGCCCTGCGCGACACGTTGGCGAACTACTACCGGGAGGGCATTGAGGCCGTGTGGCGACGGGCGCAAGGGAACCCCTACCACATCGGCATTCCGTTCATCTGGTGCTCCAACAACCTGGCTGCTGCCTTCGTGATGCAGTGCCTGTTGTACGAACAAATGACAGGCGATACGACCTACCATCTTCTCATGACGGAGACCCGTGACTGGCTGTTGGGCCGCAATCCGTGGGGCGTGAGCCAGTTTGTGGGCATCCCGCAGGAGGGCGGGCGCACCCCGCAGTACCCGCACAGCGCCATCGCTCTGCATTTGGGACGGGAGATTGTCGGCGCGCTCAACGACGGCCCCGTGTATGCCTCCATATTCAACAGCCTCAAGGGGATTCGTCTGTCACGCGAAGACCCGTACAAAGAGTTCCAGTCGGAGCTCGTCGTCTATCACGACGATACCTGGGACTATGCCACCAACGAGCCGACCCTGGACGGCACCGCTGAGGCTCACTTCTTCCTGGCCTTCTTTGCCCCAGGCCGGCGGCAATAG
- a CDS encoding DUF362 domain-containing protein: MTRHSMDHPPGHRLSRRQFLTAVGSAAAGVLISPLWKARGLSAYPHHIGGAFSATVAVTQAESYDRALIRRKVQHLFDALGGIADMFSAGSRVAIKINLTGGSGSASSARLQGLSITETMWTHPEVLRAVAELVIDCGVRPADLYFVEALWDSASFFNFGYAAVRQSLGAQMIDLNQPSPFSQFIDLPVGEKAFFYSSFRVNQILRDIDVYISIPKLKQHYEAGITAALKNQVGIVPKQLYETPSNRGRRDALHTQGGSSSTHLPRSICDLNLARPVQLAVIDGVKNARGGEGAWNPTFRPAEDHVLLAGKDAVATDAVATYLMGIDPAAETLPLPAGGRCDNHLFLLSQKGEGTNALSAIEIVGDGAGLVTGVRPLPPCAMPARKIELYPNYPNPFNAGTTIGFSLPRRQRVAVQILNARGEEVATLSEKTFDAGYHSFPWHPEGLPSGVYFCRIQAGDLWRTVKMVYEK, encoded by the coding sequence ATGACCAGGCACAGTATGGACCACCCGCCTGGCCATAGGCTCTCCCGCCGCCAGTTCCTGACGGCAGTGGGGAGCGCGGCCGCCGGCGTGCTCATCTCACCCCTCTGGAAAGCGCGCGGCCTCAGCGCCTACCCCCATCACATAGGAGGGGCTTTCTCGGCAACGGTGGCCGTGACCCAGGCAGAGAGCTATGACCGTGCCCTGATTCGGCGCAAGGTGCAACACCTGTTCGACGCGCTGGGCGGAATCGCCGACATGTTCAGTGCAGGCAGCCGCGTGGCCATCAAGATCAATCTCACCGGTGGCTCCGGTTCGGCCAGCAGTGCAAGGTTGCAAGGGCTGTCCATCACCGAGACCATGTGGACCCATCCGGAAGTGCTGCGCGCCGTCGCCGAGCTGGTCATAGACTGCGGTGTCCGTCCCGCGGATCTGTACTTCGTCGAGGCACTCTGGGACAGTGCCTCCTTTTTCAATTTCGGCTACGCCGCAGTGCGGCAAAGTCTTGGCGCGCAGATGATCGACCTCAATCAGCCCTCTCCCTTTTCTCAATTCATCGACCTGCCGGTCGGCGAGAAGGCCTTCTTCTACTCCTCCTTCAGGGTAAATCAGATCCTCCGCGACATTGATGTGTACATCTCCATTCCAAAGCTGAAGCAGCACTACGAGGCCGGCATCACCGCCGCGCTCAAGAACCAAGTCGGGATCGTGCCGAAGCAGCTCTACGAGACGCCAAGCAACAGGGGCCGCCGAGATGCTCTGCACACGCAAGGAGGAAGTTCATCCACTCACCTCCCCCGCTCCATTTGCGACCTGAACCTTGCCCGACCGGTGCAGCTGGCGGTCATCGACGGCGTCAAGAACGCCCGCGGGGGGGAGGGCGCCTGGAATCCAACCTTTCGCCCTGCCGAAGATCACGTGCTGCTGGCTGGCAAGGATGCCGTGGCCACCGACGCCGTGGCCACCTATCTCATGGGCATCGATCCGGCCGCCGAAACCCTTCCTTTGCCGGCCGGCGGGCGGTGCGACAACCACCTCTTCCTGCTCTCTCAGAAGGGAGAGGGCACAAACGCCCTTTCGGCAATCGAGATCGTCGGAGACGGGGCAGGACTGGTCACCGGCGTCCGTCCACTGCCGCCTTGTGCAATGCCGGCCCGCAAGATAGAACTCTATCCCAACTATCCCAATCCGTTCAATGCGGGGACGACCATCGGCTTCTCCCTTCCAAGAAGGCAGCGCGTCGCCGTGCAGATTCTCAACGCAAGGGGCGAGGAAGTTGCCACGCTGTCTGAGAAAACCTTCGACGCCGGGTACCACTCTTTTCCGTGGCATCCGGAAGGTCTGCCGAGCGGAGTCTACTTCTGTCGCATCCAGGCGGGCGACCTATGGCGCACGGTGAAGATGGTTTACGAAAAGTAG
- a CDS encoding DNA-3-methyladenine glycosylase I — translation MGDADRKELPRCDWAVGVDPLYVRYHDEEWGVPVHDDRLLFEFLVLEGFQAGLSWATILKKRERFRVAFDQFVPEVVASYAEDKVRQLLADQGIVRNRAKIEGAIRNAQAFLKVREERGSFAEFVWSFVDHRPVVNFWREMRQVPTSSPQAAALSKALRARGFVFVGPTICYAFMQAVGMVNDHLVTCFRHRELTLGA, via the coding sequence ATGGGCGATGCGGACCGCAAAGAGCTCCCGCGGTGCGATTGGGCGGTGGGCGTGGACCCTCTGTATGTGCGCTATCACGACGAGGAGTGGGGGGTGCCAGTCCATGACGACCGCTTGCTTTTCGAATTCCTCGTGCTGGAAGGATTTCAGGCGGGACTGAGTTGGGCGACCATTCTGAAAAAGCGAGAGCGCTTTCGCGTAGCCTTCGACCAATTCGTGCCGGAGGTGGTGGCCAGTTACGCCGAGGATAAGGTGAGGCAGCTGCTGGCCGATCAGGGTATCGTCCGGAACCGGGCAAAGATAGAGGGGGCGATCCGCAATGCCCAGGCGTTCCTGAAGGTCCGTGAGGAGCGGGGCAGTTTTGCCGAATTTGTCTGGAGTTTTGTCGACCACCGTCCGGTGGTGAACTTTTGGCGAGAGATGCGCCAGGTGCCTACCAGCTCCCCGCAGGCCGCAGCTTTGAGTAAGGCCTTGCGGGCGCGTGGGTTTGTTTTTGTCGGCCCGACCATCTGCTATGCCTTTATGCAAGCGGTGGGCATGGTGAATGACCATCTCGTCACCTGCTTTCGCCACCGGGAGCTGACCCTTGGCGCATGA